A genomic segment from Methanobrevibacter sp. TMH8 encodes:
- a CDS encoding site-specific integrase — MQIRGTIFMINLNKEEISLFLHKVKEDPKHFNKYLFYKLQYFYGRRSQEIATLKTMDIDFDKKEITFDLAKKKQDIKLTLILPDDIAKDIKQEIENNSKSSEGYIFVDSEAKIDGFKRNMRTYLERNSNKIIKQLTGKDITLATHDFRRLRGQHLYLTGNDLEIIQSLYTHQSLDQTIEYLQIKEIEVNKMLLNDIG, encoded by the coding sequence TTGCAAATAAGAGGAACAATTTTTATGATAAATTTAAATAAAGAAGAAATTTCATTATTTTTACACAAAGTAAAGGAAGACCCTAAACACTTTAACAAATACCTTTTTTATAAACTCCAATATTTTTACGGTAGAAGGAGTCAAGAAATAGCTACATTAAAAACAATGGATATTGATTTTGATAAGAAAGAAATAACTTTTGATTTGGCTAAGAAAAAGCAAGATATTAAATTAACTTTAATATTGCCTGATGATATAGCTAAAGATATAAAACAAGAAATTGAAAATAATAGTAAATCATCTGAAGGTTATATTTTTGTTGATAGTGAGGCTAAAATTGATGGATTTAAGCGAAATATGAGAACATATTTAGAGCGAAACAGCAACAAAATAATAAAACAATTAACCGGAAAAGACATAACTTTAGCAACTCATGATTTTAGACGATTAAGAGGCCAACACCTATACTTGACAGGAAACGACTTGGAAATAATACAAAGCCTTTACACACACCAATCTCTTGACCAAACAATTGAATACTTACAAATAAAAGAAATAGAAGTGAATAAAATGTTGTTGAATGATATTGGATAG